Proteins encoded in a region of the Clostridia bacterium genome:
- a CDS encoding radical SAM protein: MKTEARAAVFVPHLGCPNDCVFCNQRAIAGVTVPATPEDVHIAARRVRNAGAENAEIAFFGGSFTAIERGYMRSLLNAAREELDKGGFSGIRLSTRPDCIDEEVLGELKAAGVTIIELGAQSMRDEVLFKSGRGHTVDDTRRASALIKAKGIRLGLQMMTGLPGDDDKGALFTANEIVKLAPECVRIYPTVVLKNTALARMYASGEYRPQTVGEAVELCVKLVRVFDEAGVKIIRLGLQRTESCESDVVAGAWHPAFGELVYGELKYADMRRFFAANPPEKGGEYTVSCGSGSVSLFVGQNRRNFARLAGEFGVKIKTDVSGTFPEGAIRRI, from the coding sequence ATGAAAACTGAAGCGAGAGCCGCCGTGTTCGTGCCGCATCTCGGCTGCCCGAACGACTGCGTCTTCTGTAACCAGCGCGCGATAGCGGGCGTCACAGTTCCCGCGACGCCGGAGGACGTGCATATCGCCGCCCGTCGCGTCAGAAACGCCGGCGCGGAGAACGCCGAGATCGCCTTTTTCGGCGGAAGCTTCACCGCGATAGAGCGCGGATATATGCGTTCGCTGCTTAATGCGGCGCGGGAAGAACTCGATAAAGGCGGTTTCTCGGGCATACGGCTTTCCACCCGTCCCGACTGTATCGACGAAGAGGTGCTCGGCGAGCTGAAAGCCGCGGGCGTTACGATTATCGAGCTCGGCGCGCAGAGCATGCGCGACGAAGTGCTTTTCAAAAGCGGCAGAGGGCACACCGTGGACGACACGCGCCGCGCCTCCGCGCTGATAAAAGCGAAGGGCATACGCCTCGGTCTGCAGATGATGACAGGTCTGCCGGGCGATGACGACAAAGGCGCGCTTTTCACAGCGAACGAAATTGTGAAACTCGCTCCGGAATGCGTGCGGATATATCCGACCGTAGTGCTGAAAAACACCGCGCTTGCGCGTATGTACGCGTCGGGCGAATACCGTCCGCAGACGGTCGGCGAAGCCGTGGAGCTCTGCGTAAAGCTCGTCCGTGTCTTCGACGAAGCGGGCGTTAAAATAATCCGCCTCGGCCTGCAGCGTACCGAAAGCTGCGAAAGCGACGTCGTCGCGGGCGCGTGGCATCCCGCCTTCGGCGAGCTTGTCTACGGCGAGCTGAAATACGCCGATATGCGCCGCTTTTTCGCGGCGAACCCGCCCGAAAAAGGCGGCGAATACACGGTCTCATGCGGAAGCGGCAGCGTGTCGCTCTTCGTCGGGCAGAACCGCAGGAACTTTGCCCGCCTCGCCGGTGAATTCGGCGTAAAGATAAAAACGGACGTCTCCGGAACGTTTCCGGAGGGCGCGATAAGACGAATATAA
- the plsX gene encoding phosphate acyltransferase PlsX yields the protein MKVIIDAFGGDNAPLEIIKGAVMGAEKFDVDVILVGKQDEIKRVMEKNQISGKRAEIANADEVFPMDGNPALAVKEGMETSLVKGLSMLAAGDGDAYVSAGNTGAMMLGASLIVKRVRGIRRAALATLVPCVDGNYLLLDCGATIEVSPEVLTQFGLMGSIYMEKVEGRENPRVGLVNIGTEENKGTDLLRETYQMMKASEYNFIGNIEGRELPMGGCDVAVADGFTGNVVLKVTEGMGFMAKHYLKDMFGKNFMTKGAALMISKGLRAVNSAMDYSSVGGAPMMGMKKPVIKAHGSSKALAICNAVRQAVLYKKNNVIGIIEESMDGEEAE from the coding sequence ATGAAGGTAATAATCGACGCGTTCGGAGGAGACAACGCTCCTCTGGAGATAATCAAAGGCGCCGTAATGGGTGCCGAGAAGTTCGATGTCGACGTGATTCTCGTCGGAAAGCAGGATGAAATAAAGCGCGTTATGGAGAAGAACCAGATCTCCGGCAAGCGCGCCGAAATCGCGAACGCGGACGAGGTCTTCCCGATGGACGGCAATCCCGCTCTCGCGGTCAAAGAGGGCATGGAGACGTCGCTCGTCAAGGGGTTGAGCATGCTCGCCGCCGGAGACGGAGACGCATACGTTTCCGCCGGAAACACCGGAGCGATGATGCTCGGCGCTTCCCTCATAGTCAAGCGCGTCAGAGGCATCCGCAGAGCCGCGCTCGCCACACTTGTGCCCTGTGTCGACGGCAACTATCTGCTGCTCGACTGCGGTGCGACCATAGAGGTCAGCCCCGAAGTGCTTACGCAATTCGGCCTTATGGGCAGCATCTATATGGAGAAGGTCGAGGGACGCGAGAACCCCAGAGTCGGCCTTGTCAACATCGGCACCGAGGAGAACAAGGGCACCGACCTGCTCCGCGAGACGTATCAGATGATGAAGGCGTCGGAGTACAACTTCATTGGCAATATCGAGGGAAGAGAGCTCCCGATGGGCGGTTGCGACGTCGCCGTCGCGGACGGCTTCACCGGCAACGTCGTGCTGAAGGTCACCGAAGGAATGGGCTTCATGGCGAAGCACTATCTGAAGGATATGTTCGGCAAGAACTTTATGACCAAGGGCGCGGCTCTGATGATCTCCAAGGGGCTTCGCGCCGTCAACAGCGCGATGGATTACTCTTCTGTCGGCGGAGCGCCGATGATGGGAATGAAAAAGCCCGTTATCAAGGCGCACGGCAGCTCCAAGGCGCTCGCGATCTGCAACGCCGTCAGGCAGGCGGTGCTTTATAAGAAGAACAACGTTATCGGAATAATCGAAGAGAGTATGGACGGAGAAGAGGCAGAATAG
- the rnc gene encoding ribonuclease III: MSDKTDLQNRIGYKFKDESLLFRALTHSSYSNEHKGAECNERLEFLGDSVLSVITAEFLYSALPDSREGLLTRVRAALVNEKALAEYAAQIKLGDELFLNSGEEATGGRTRPSVTSDAFEALIAAIFIDGGMEAAKEFVLPFITEGFRRREIRREDAKSALQEFVQRKKGSRIEYVLAGEEGPDHAKRFRIELYVNGKLAGRGEATSKKEAEQNAAAEALRNYSNEN, encoded by the coding sequence ATCAGCGATAAAACCGATCTGCAAAACAGAATAGGATATAAATTCAAAGACGAGAGTCTGCTCTTCAGAGCGCTCACGCATTCGTCCTACTCGAACGAGCACAAGGGCGCGGAATGCAACGAACGCCTGGAGTTTCTGGGCGATTCCGTGCTGTCGGTGATAACTGCGGAGTTTCTGTATTCCGCGCTGCCGGACAGCCGCGAGGGACTGCTTACCCGCGTTCGCGCCGCGCTCGTCAACGAGAAGGCGCTGGCGGAATACGCCGCGCAGATAAAGCTCGGCGATGAGCTTTTCCTCAACAGCGGCGAGGAGGCGACAGGCGGCAGAACGCGTCCATCAGTGACCTCCGACGCGTTCGAGGCGCTTATCGCGGCGATTTTCATAGACGGCGGTATGGAGGCGGCTAAGGAGTTCGTCCTGCCCTTTATTACCGAGGGGTTCCGCAGGCGCGAGATAAGACGCGAAGACGCGAAGTCCGCATTGCAGGAGTTCGTCCAGCGCAAGAAGGGGAGCCGTATCGAATACGTGCTCGCGGGCGAAGAGGGCCCCGACCACGCCAAGCGCTTCCGGATAGAGCTTTACGTCAACGGCAAGCTCGCGGGGCGCGGCGAGGCGACCAGCAAAAAGGAAGCCGAGCAGAACGCCGCCGCCGAGGCGCTGAGAAACTACTCGAATGAAAACTGA